A window from uncultured Desulfobacter sp. encodes these proteins:
- a CDS encoding CPBP family intramembrane glutamic endopeptidase produces the protein MNSKQATLAAFSVAKTEQKINIHGQGAAPRASYRSLFLLLFLCHAPVVLIWLKLIPFEYRFFACFCALAALVWFCVSRQYSLSDLGFRTDNLQSSLVWNLVFCVAGGIGLVFMQKAGFSRPQSQMTSVYVYLFYFFFLGPAQELLFRGILFSEIKRIPGLGNRFFLCISTLSFCFLHIIYNHPPLIVMAMVSGLAWGIIFIKRPNLWGVTLSHSLLGTLAMLLYLI, from the coding sequence ATGAACTCAAAACAGGCGACATTGGCTGCTTTCTCCGTTGCCAAGACAGAACAGAAAATTAATATTCATGGGCAGGGTGCAGCGCCTCGTGCGTCCTACCGGTCACTTTTTTTGCTGCTCTTTCTTTGCCATGCCCCGGTTGTCCTTATCTGGCTGAAACTTATTCCTTTCGAGTATCGGTTTTTTGCCTGCTTTTGTGCCTTGGCCGCATTGGTCTGGTTTTGTGTATCCCGGCAGTACAGCCTTTCGGATCTTGGATTTCGAACCGATAATCTGCAAAGTTCATTGGTCTGGAATTTGGTTTTCTGTGTTGCCGGCGGCATCGGGCTTGTTTTCATGCAGAAAGCCGGTTTTTCACGGCCACAATCCCAGATGACCTCCGTCTATGTGTATCTGTTTTACTTTTTCTTTCTGGGGCCTGCCCAGGAACTGCTTTTCAGGGGTATTTTATTTTCGGAAATCAAGCGGATACCCGGATTGGGAAACCGCTTTTTTCTATGCATATCCACCTTATCTTTTTGTTTCCTCCATATCATTTACAACCATCCACCTTTGATCGTTATGGCGATGGTCAGCGGGCTGGCCTGGGGAATTATATTCATCAAACGACCTAATCTCTGGGGGGTTACTCTTTCTCACTCCTTGTTGGGTACCCTGGCCATGCTTCTGTACCTGATCTAA
- a CDS encoding 4Fe-4S binding protein, whose product MKQKWSPRQWVQHLFLGIVVFIGIRFYLFAASLERGVMPGFHRPDSVDAFLPISALLSFRHLMATHTFPAIHPAGLVIFLIICGSALLVRRGFCAWVCPVGLISDYLDRLNAKMFRHPPVMPRWLDLALGAVKYLLAAFFIFQIFFVMPQVGIDGFLNSSANRFADLKMLWFFTHITPVALGVIVLLVLLSVLFRRFWCRYLCPYGALLGVIGFFSPARVNRNPDRCIGCKKCDSHCPGLISVSSKTTVHSPECLACLNCVSHCPEKDALSFSYFSGGTGIGPGVVAGIFLIIFSLGIGAAMLTGHWQTQIPADQYLAFAAQHKTGQAFNRQAALSQMDAAKMQRIMKEMRERKKRSLSADLHESDHDGKKPQGLGAN is encoded by the coding sequence ATGAAACAGAAATGGTCGCCCAGACAATGGGTGCAGCACCTGTTTCTGGGTATTGTAGTATTTATCGGTATTCGGTTTTATTTGTTTGCGGCAAGTCTTGAACGGGGCGTTATGCCGGGATTCCATCGGCCTGACAGTGTGGACGCGTTTTTGCCCATCAGCGCGCTGCTCAGTTTTCGTCATTTAATGGCCACCCACACCTTTCCTGCCATTCATCCGGCAGGCCTTGTTATCTTTTTGATCATCTGCGGCTCTGCCCTGCTGGTCCGGCGGGGCTTTTGCGCCTGGGTCTGCCCGGTGGGGCTGATCAGCGATTATCTTGACCGGCTCAACGCGAAGATGTTCCGGCATCCGCCTGTGATGCCCCGGTGGCTGGACCTGGCACTTGGGGCCGTTAAATATCTTTTGGCCGCATTTTTCATATTTCAAATTTTTTTCGTGATGCCCCAGGTTGGGATTGACGGCTTTTTGAACAGCAGTGCCAACCGGTTCGCTGATTTAAAAATGCTTTGGTTCTTTACGCACATCACGCCGGTAGCCCTGGGCGTAATCGTCTTGCTGGTGCTGCTGTCCGTTCTTTTTCGCAGGTTTTGGTGCCGGTATCTTTGTCCCTATGGAGCCCTTTTGGGTGTCATTGGTTTTTTCAGTCCGGCCCGGGTGAATCGAAACCCTGACCGGTGTATCGGGTGTAAAAAATGTGACAGTCACTGCCCCGGCTTGATTTCTGTCAGCAGCAAAACAACGGTTCACTCTCCGGAGTGTCTGGCCTGTTTGAACTGCGTTTCCCATTGTCCTGAAAAAGATGCCCTCTCTTTTTCATATTTTTCCGGTGGGACAGGCATTGGGCCCGGCGTTGTGGCGGGCATTTTTCTGATCATTTTCAGCCTTGGTATTGGTGCTGCCATGCTCACCGGCCACTGGCAGACCCAGATTCCGGCGGATCAGTATCTTGCGTTTGCCGCCCAGCACAAAACCGGGCAGGCATTTAACCGGCAAGCGGCTTTGTCACAAATGGATGCTGCCAAAATGCAGCGTATCATGAAGGAAATGCGTGAACGAAAAAAACGATCTTTATCTGCAGATCTGCATGAATCCGATCACGATGGAAAGAAACCGCAAGGCTTGGGCGCAAACTGA